Proteins from a single region of Apium graveolens cultivar Ventura chromosome 7, ASM990537v1, whole genome shotgun sequence:
- the LOC141672692 gene encoding calcium-dependent protein kinase 4-like — MKRPSGASSGSKTSKPATSILPYQTPRLRDHYLLGRKLGQGQFGTTYYCTEKSTGENFACKSIAKRKLLSRDDYDDVWREIQIMHHLSEHPNVVRIKGAYEDNVFVHLVMELCKGGELFDRIVQKGHYSEKKAAELMKTIVGVVEGCHALGVMHRDLKPENFLFDSPDEDAKLKAIDFGLSVFYKPGHYLTEVVGSPYYVAPEVLHKYYGPEVDVWSAGVILYILLCGVPPFWAETDSGIFRAILKGNIDFKSEPWPSISDGAKDLIRKMLDRSPKQRITAHEVLCHPWIVDDIAPDKPLDSAVLSRLKQFSAMNKLKKMALRVIAESLSEEEIGGLKQLFKMIDTDNSGTITFEELQNGLKRVGSNLMESEIQDLMNAADIDNSGTIDYGEFLAATLHINKMEREENLVRAFAFFDKDGSGYITIDELQQACKDFGLGDVKLDEMIKEVDQDNDGRIDYNEFVAMMKKGAEAGAGIGSRTMRGNLNFNLAEALGATDSTGLEGALDSLKVEQAPGKPEDASASADT; from the exons ATGAAGAGACCATCAGGAGCCTCTTCAGGCTCGAAAACCTCGAAACCGGCAACATCTATTCTTCCATATCAAACACCGAGACTCAGAGATCATTATTTGCTAGGCAGAAAACTGGGACAAGGCCAGTTTGGAACAACCTATTATTGCACGGAGAAATCTACTGGGGAGAATTTTGCATGCAAATCGATTGCCAAACGCAAGCTTTTAAGCAGAGACGATTATGATGATGTTTGGAGGGAGATTCAGATAATGCACCATTTGTCAGAACATCCAAATGTAGTTAGGATTAAAGGGGCTTATGAGGACAATGTGTTTGTGCATCTTGTGATGGAGTTGTGTAAAGGTGGTGAACTTTTCGATAGGATTGTACAAAAAGGTCATTATAGTGAGAAAAAAGCCGCGGAATTGATGAAAACTATTGTTGGAGTTGTGGAAGGTTGTCATGCTCTTGGTGTTATGCATCGCGATCTCAAGCCTGAAAATTTCTTGTTTGATTCTCCGGATGAGGATGCTAAGCTTAAGGCCATTGATTTTGGGTTGTCTGTCTTCTACAAGCCTG GTCATTACCTTACAGAAGTTGTTGGAAGTCCTTATTATGTTGCGCCTGAGGTGTTGCATAAATATTATGGACCTGAAGTTGACGTATGGAGTGCTGGCGTTATTCTATATATTTTACTATGTGGAGTTCCTCCCTTCTGGGCAG AAACCGACTCTGGAATCTTCAGAGCAATTTTGAAAGGAAATATAGATTTTAAATCTGAACCATGGCCATCGATTTCAGATGGTGCAAAAGATCTAATAAGGAAGATGCTTGACAGGTCTCCTAAACAGAGAATAACTGCTCATGAAGTCTTAT GCCATCCGTGGATCGTGGATGACATTGCCCCAGACAAGCCTTTGGACTCTGCAGTTCTGTCACGGTTGAAGCAGTTCTCAGCTATGAACAAACTGAAAAAGATGGCTTTGCGT GTTATAGCAGAAAGTCTTTCTGAAGAAGAAATCGGTGGTTTAAAGCAATTATTCAAAATGATAGACACTGATAACAGTGGAACTATAACATTTGAGGAGCTGCAGAACGGGTTAAAAAGAGTGGGCTCTAATCTAATGGAGTCTGAGATCCAGGATCTTATGAACGCG GCTGATATTGATAACAGTGGCACAATTGACTATGGTGAATTTCTCGCTGCAACCTTGCACATAAATAAGATGGAGAGGGAGGAGAACTTGGTCAGAGCATTCGCTTTCTTTGACAAGGATGGTAGTGGTTACATAACCATTGACGAGCTGCAACAGGCATGCAAAGATTTTGGTCTTGGTGATGTTAAACTGGACGAGATGATTAAGGAAGTTGATCAAGATAAT GACGGACGCATTGATTACAATGAGTTTGTTGCAATGATGAAGAAGGGTGCAGAAGCAGGAGCTGGGATTGGAAGCAGAACCATGAGAGGCAATCTTAACTTCAACTTAGCTGAAGCTTTAGGAGCTACAGACTCCACAGGTCTCGAAGGAGCTCTCGACTCTTTAAAAGTAGAACAAGCCCCTGGAAAACCAGAAGATGCTAGTGCCTCAGCTGATACTTGA
- the LOC141672694 gene encoding large ribosomal subunit protein bL21c → MALTLSPSSLSSSSYSLSSPKQNPLSLSLSKPTCNFLSHHFSSLTLSTSLKPTFSFVTRLSQTDSSAVVESESGPETGSGPELEEAQVVESQVVEESSDEAKKEGVFAVVMIGGRQYIVFPGRFLYTQRLKGANVNDKVILNKVLLVGTKTSTYLGQPVVPNAAVHAVVEEQGLNDKVIVYKYKKKKNYRRNIGHRQPNTRIRIMGITGYENSPALTLP, encoded by the exons ATGGCACTCACTCTCTCTCCCTCATCTCTCTCCTCTTCTTCTTACTCTCTCTCCTCTCCCAAGCAAAACCcactttctctttctctctctaaaCCTACCTGCAACTTTCTCTCTCACCATTTCTCTTCTCTCACTCTCTCCACTTCTCTCAAACCCACATTCTCATTTGTCACTAGACTCTCCCAAACTGACTCTTCTGCTGTTGTTGAGTCTGAATCCGGGCCAGAAACCGGGTCAGGACCCGAATTGGAGGAGGCCCAGGTTGTGGAAAGTCAGGTTGTTGAAGAATCAAGTGATGAGGCCAAGAAAGAAGGTGTCTTTGCTGTTGTTATG ATCGGGGGTCGACAATATATTGTTTTCCCAGGGAGATTTCTTTATACTCAAAGGCTAAAAGGAGCAAATGTAAATGATAAA GTCATTTTGAACAAGGTGTTGCTGGTTGGAACAAAGACTAGCACGTACCTAGGACAGCCTGTGGTACCTAATGCTGCTGTGCATGCTGTAGTTGAAGAGCAG GGACTGAATGATAAAGTAATTGTCTACAAGTACAAGAAGAAGAAGAACTACAGACGGAACATTGGTCACCGACAG CCAAATACACGTATAAGGATAATGGGCATCACAGGTTATGAGAATTCCCCAGCATTAACCCTTCCTTGA